In a genomic window of Acidilobus saccharovorans 345-15:
- a CDS encoding glycogen/starch synthase — MAPRSIKRAWILTFELSPLVKVGGLGEAVFRYAKYLSKKGVEVTVLMPSHGRHLDLGIRTKYNLRPLDFAVCGSRKGLDGNSYNYCLGAEEALMEGFRVVMFKGLDYSTGVIFDSWNPYAYVEEKAALMARAVKAFSWIEVQPDIIHVNDWHTVLAGISLRDELEKRGYAVPVLYTIHLSGSPSFPWHYASPEWSGLDDEPHLVWRVYRHEPVSNRAVWDSVGGNVEAFGVIEADAVQTVSYSYLNEELKKRYGDWIGGKSCVAYNSTEWSVKEVERWIESNYGNVDHQVLFELIDKYVRPGSWLDKMDESLAVFIVAGRLTSQKGIDIAIRALDYAPSASLVVLGVPVGDYGYEQYIKRLAEERRGRVLISSNRVPDYAYKAIIRLAAATLVPSRWEPFGLVAVESLAVGTPVIASAVGGLKEIVVDLRSGRGDGLLTRPEDPYELGLAMESLSHIMWDHDLDRVPIEQLRSMAKRNPTLENDIREFAISDVDKRFRPESTAEQLLQCYEKARQMAYYRAISS; from the coding sequence GTGGCGCCTCGTTCAATAAAGAGGGCCTGGATCCTGACGTTTGAGCTATCACCACTGGTTAAGGTCGGCGGCCTTGGGGAGGCGGTCTTCAGGTACGCGAAGTATTTGAGCAAGAAGGGCGTAGAGGTAACGGTCCTCATGCCCTCGCATGGGAGGCACCTGGACCTCGGCATTAGAACCAAGTACAACTTAAGGCCATTGGACTTTGCAGTATGCGGGAGCAGGAAGGGGCTTGACGGCAACAGCTATAACTACTGCCTTGGCGCTGAGGAGGCCCTCATGGAGGGCTTCAGGGTTGTCATGTTTAAAGGGCTTGACTACTCAACCGGCGTGATATTTGACTCGTGGAACCCTTATGCGTATGTCGAGGAGAAGGCAGCCCTCATGGCTAGGGCCGTGAAGGCCTTCTCGTGGATCGAGGTTCAGCCTGACATTATACATGTCAATGACTGGCACACGGTGCTGGCAGGAATATCGTTGCGCGACGAACTTGAGAAGAGGGGCTACGCTGTGCCAGTACTTTACACTATACACCTCAGCGGCTCCCCAAGCTTTCCATGGCACTACGCCTCGCCAGAGTGGTCAGGGCTTGACGATGAACCGCACCTGGTGTGGAGGGTGTACAGGCACGAGCCTGTCAGCAACAGGGCCGTGTGGGACTCCGTAGGCGGCAACGTAGAGGCCTTTGGTGTCATAGAGGCTGACGCCGTACAGACCGTAAGCTACAGCTACTTAAATGAGGAGCTTAAGAAGAGGTACGGCGATTGGATAGGGGGCAAATCATGCGTTGCATACAACAGCACGGAATGGAGCGTTAAGGAGGTCGAGAGATGGATAGAGAGCAACTATGGCAACGTTGACCATCAAGTTCTCTTCGAACTAATAGACAAGTACGTGAGACCTGGCTCATGGCTTGATAAAATGGACGAGAGCCTGGCGGTCTTCATAGTTGCGGGCAGACTGACGTCCCAGAAAGGCATAGACATAGCAATAAGGGCCCTGGATTACGCTCCCTCCGCCTCGCTGGTAGTGTTGGGAGTGCCCGTGGGCGATTATGGCTATGAACAGTATATCAAGAGGTTGGCTGAGGAGCGCAGGGGAAGAGTACTCATATCATCAAATAGGGTGCCAGATTACGCGTATAAGGCAATAATAAGGCTTGCAGCGGCCACCCTAGTGCCCTCGCGCTGGGAACCCTTCGGGCTGGTGGCCGTCGAGTCCCTAGCAGTGGGGACTCCAGTCATAGCGTCAGCGGTGGGAGGACTCAAGGAGATAGTTGTTGACCTGAGGTCCGGCAGAGGCGACGGGCTGCTAACCAGGCCTGAGGACCCCTACGAGCTGGGCCTAGCTATGGAGTCGTTGTCCCATATTATGTGGGACCACGATTTGGATCGCGTGCCCATAGAGCAGCTTAGGTCCATGGCAAAGAGGAACCCCACGCTTGAAAATGACATCAGGGAGTTCGCCATAAGTGACGTAGACAAGAGGTTCCGGCCCGAGTCCACAGCAGAGCAGCTGCTGCAATGTTATGAGAAGGCCAGGCAGATGGCCTACTACAGGGCGATATCATCATGA
- the alaXM gene encoding alanyl-tRNA editing protein AlaXM codes for MVRLLYQEDSYVKEFEATVTRVDQNKIYLDATAFHPGPSGGLDADTGLLVLPSGSTVRVVNVIEDGDDVAHITEAPVQLSPGDKVKGVLDWERRYSMMRLHTASHVLAAVLYNKYGAKITGGHIKPDEAQDDFDLSGVENWRQAILTAVDEANNVLSRCIDVKVYWLERDRALQIPGIVKLAGRLPPAVDKLRIVEIPGVDIQADGAPHVKNTCEVGHIEVVSVENRGKTRKRVYYRLSQVPAGARTA; via the coding sequence ATGGTAAGGCTGCTTTACCAAGAGGACTCATACGTGAAAGAGTTCGAGGCCACGGTGACCAGGGTTGATCAAAATAAGATATATCTAGACGCTACGGCCTTTCACCCAGGGCCCTCTGGAGGCCTTGATGCTGACACGGGCCTCCTGGTGCTGCCCTCAGGCTCAACAGTAAGGGTAGTGAACGTTATCGAAGACGGTGATGATGTAGCTCACATAACAGAGGCTCCGGTTCAGCTATCCCCTGGGGATAAAGTAAAGGGCGTTCTGGACTGGGAGAGAAGGTACTCCATGATGAGGCTCCACACGGCGAGCCACGTCCTGGCCGCGGTGCTCTATAATAAATATGGAGCCAAGATAACCGGAGGGCACATTAAGCCTGATGAAGCGCAGGACGACTTTGACCTGAGCGGCGTGGAGAACTGGAGACAGGCTATACTGACCGCTGTAGACGAGGCAAATAATGTGCTCAGCAGGTGCATTGACGTCAAGGTCTACTGGCTTGAGCGCGACAGGGCACTTCAAATTCCCGGCATAGTAAAGCTTGCCGGAAGGCTGCCCCCGGCAGTTGACAAGCTTAGAATAGTTGAGATACCGGGAGTTGACATACAGGCCGACGGAGCCCCCCACGTCAAGAACACCTGCGAAGTGGGTCACATAGAGGTCGTTAGCGTGGAGAACAGGGGCAAGACTAGAAAGAGGGTCTACTACCGCCTCTCACAGGTGCCCGCTGGTGCTCGGACAGCCTGA
- a CDS encoding PLP-dependent aminotransferase family protein, with the protein MASKFSSGVKSLRPSEIREILALTENKKVLSLAGGLPGPEVFPKEELAAIASRVIEELGDSALQYSPTLGVMPFREAVADFVRGKGVKVTDNDRVAVTTGSQEAIYLLAMTLINPGDGIIVESPTYLAALNVFRYYGANFISIPLDENGMRTDLLEDSIKKAKEKGINVKMIYTVATCHNPTGVIMSDDRRKELMEIASKYDLLVIEDDPYSFFVFDDDVNFTHLKTMDDEGRVIYLGTFSKILAPGLRLGYMIADRQLVRAVELAKQMVDLHSSTLSQYIALYAIKEGVVDRTIEKARKSYREKRDVMIEALEEYMPDGSHWFRPRGGLFAFIYLPEGVDTSDMLQMAIDRGVAYVPGRSFFSDGSGANAMRINFSYLPPDKLREGIRIIANTAVDYLKAKGKVAS; encoded by the coding sequence GTGGCAAGTAAATTCTCAAGCGGAGTGAAGTCCCTGAGGCCGTCCGAGATAAGAGAAATTCTGGCACTGACGGAGAACAAGAAAGTGCTGAGCCTTGCCGGAGGGCTGCCGGGCCCTGAGGTCTTTCCGAAGGAAGAGCTCGCTGCCATAGCGTCAAGGGTCATAGAGGAGCTCGGGGACAGCGCCCTTCAATACTCACCCACCCTGGGCGTTATGCCGTTCAGGGAGGCCGTTGCAGACTTCGTGAGAGGCAAGGGCGTCAAAGTTACTGACAACGACAGGGTTGCTGTGACAACGGGAAGCCAGGAGGCGATATACCTGCTTGCAATGACGCTGATAAACCCAGGCGATGGCATCATAGTTGAGAGCCCCACTTACCTGGCGGCGCTCAACGTGTTCAGATACTACGGGGCCAACTTCATATCTATACCGCTAGACGAGAACGGCATGCGGACGGACCTGCTCGAGGACAGCATCAAGAAGGCTAAGGAGAAGGGCATTAACGTCAAGATGATATACACTGTAGCCACGTGCCACAACCCAACAGGCGTCATAATGAGCGACGACAGGAGAAAGGAGCTGATGGAAATCGCCAGCAAGTACGACCTGCTGGTAATAGAGGACGACCCCTACAGCTTCTTCGTGTTTGACGATGACGTGAATTTCACGCACCTTAAGACTATGGATGACGAGGGCCGCGTGATATATCTTGGCACATTCAGCAAAATCCTGGCTCCAGGGCTGAGGCTTGGGTACATGATAGCCGACAGGCAGCTCGTCAGGGCGGTCGAGCTGGCGAAACAGATGGTCGACCTTCACTCGTCCACACTTTCCCAGTACATAGCACTCTACGCAATAAAGGAGGGCGTGGTTGACAGGACTATAGAGAAGGCCAGAAAGTCATACAGGGAGAAGAGGGACGTGATGATAGAGGCCCTGGAGGAGTACATGCCAGACGGCAGCCACTGGTTCAGGCCAAGGGGAGGGCTCTTCGCCTTCATATACCTGCCAGAGGGCGTTGACACATCAGACATGTTACAGATGGCCATAGACAGGGGCGTCGCATACGTGCCAGGCAGGAGCTTCTTCAGCGACGGCAGTGGCGCGAATGCAATGAGGATAAACTTCAGCTACCTGCCGCCTGACAAGCTGAGGGAGGGCATAAGGATCATAGCCAACACAGCTGTAGACTACCTAAAGGCTAAGGGCAAGGTTGCCTCCTGA
- a CDS encoding NAD-dependent epimerase/dehydratase family protein, translating to MKFLVTGGAGFIGSHLVELLIEEGHDVTVVDNLSTGRLEFLKDVMGSPHLRFIRADLTSPEVAREVTKGADAVVHLAANPEVRIGSQSPESIYLQNVQMTYNVLEGMRANGVKAIAFASSSTVYGEARVIPTPEDYGPCYPISVYGGSKLASEGLISGYAFTFDWTAVSYRLANVVGPRSTHGVIYDFINKLRRDPTRLEVLGDGSQSKSYVHVSDTVRAMYQLFMKALEKGVRYEAFNIGTPDRISVLEIAKIVAETMGLSPQIYTTGGVDGGRGWRGDVKVMQLSIEKAVSWGWSPQVGSSRDVVRRAVTEVLSGFKA from the coding sequence GTGAAGTTCCTGGTAACTGGGGGTGCGGGCTTCATAGGCTCTCACCTGGTGGAGCTGCTGATAGAGGAAGGTCACGACGTCACGGTTGTTGATAACCTGAGCACCGGCAGGCTCGAGTTCCTCAAGGACGTGATGGGAAGCCCCCATCTCAGGTTCATTAGGGCCGACCTGACGAGCCCTGAGGTGGCCAGGGAGGTCACCAAGGGCGCTGACGCGGTGGTGCACCTGGCAGCTAACCCGGAGGTCAGAATAGGGTCGCAGAGCCCCGAGTCCATATATCTTCAGAACGTCCAAATGACCTATAACGTGCTTGAGGGCATGAGGGCTAACGGCGTGAAGGCCATAGCGTTTGCCTCGTCCTCCACGGTCTACGGGGAGGCAAGGGTTATACCTACGCCTGAGGACTACGGCCCCTGCTACCCGATAAGCGTGTACGGAGGCTCCAAGCTGGCCTCAGAGGGGCTGATAAGTGGCTACGCGTTTACCTTCGACTGGACCGCGGTGTCGTACAGGCTGGCCAACGTCGTGGGCCCAAGGTCTACCCACGGCGTCATATATGACTTCATAAACAAGCTCAGGAGGGACCCCACGCGGCTTGAGGTCCTGGGCGACGGCAGCCAGAGCAAGAGCTACGTGCACGTCAGCGACACGGTGAGGGCCATGTACCAGCTCTTCATGAAGGCCCTGGAGAAGGGGGTAAGGTATGAGGCCTTTAACATAGGCACCCCGGACAGGATATCCGTGCTTGAGATAGCTAAAATAGTGGCTGAGACCATGGGCCTAAGCCCACAGATATACACTACCGGAGGGGTCGACGGGGGAAGAGGGTGGAGGGGCGATGTAAAGGTAATGCAGCTGTCCATAGAGAAAGCCGTAAGCTGGGGCTGGTCCCCCCAGGTGGGGAGCAGCAGGGACGTCGTAAGGAGGGCGGTTACGGAGGTCCTGAGCGGGTTCAAAGCTTAA
- a CDS encoding ABC transporter ATP-binding protein — protein sequence MRQGGGPGLASALRLEGLVARVGNFTLGPINLELERGEVALIFGPNGAGKTTLLKTVLGFYRPVKGKVIINGADSTYMPINRRNIGYVPQSLALFDNMSVRDNVEFGLKVRGVPGRERERLVKEMAERLRISELLDRRVTELSGGQMQRVAIARAVIARPTLLLLDEPASNLDPTSVEELIDTIRYVTKEFGITTIIVSHSISKLLRVASRLLFMSGGKLVDLGDVETAVRNPVKAEAAVYLGYDNIIPCNAVDPRPCDDGKAMAARYNFVLIGDPECDGITLDGIVEQLYVGLDGVRRAVARVGGLRVVGLAGDHVRLGEAKICIRREGLAVVDL from the coding sequence TTGAGGCAAGGAGGGGGTCCAGGGCTGGCCTCGGCGCTCAGGCTTGAGGGCCTAGTAGCTAGGGTGGGCAACTTCACGCTCGGCCCTATTAACTTGGAGCTCGAGAGGGGCGAAGTCGCCCTAATCTTCGGCCCCAACGGCGCCGGCAAGACGACGCTGCTGAAGACAGTTCTCGGCTTCTACAGGCCTGTCAAGGGTAAAGTCATAATAAACGGCGCCGATTCCACTTACATGCCCATAAACAGGAGAAACATAGGCTACGTGCCCCAGAGCCTCGCCCTCTTCGACAACATGAGCGTCAGGGACAACGTGGAGTTCGGCCTTAAGGTAAGGGGAGTGCCAGGGAGGGAGAGGGAGAGGCTGGTCAAGGAGATGGCCGAGAGGCTCCGCATAAGTGAGCTCCTCGACAGGAGGGTCACAGAGCTCTCAGGAGGGCAGATGCAGAGGGTCGCCATAGCAAGGGCTGTCATAGCCAGGCCGACGCTCCTGCTCCTCGACGAGCCCGCCTCCAACCTGGACCCGACATCGGTTGAGGAGCTCATAGACACAATACGTTACGTGACGAAGGAGTTCGGGATAACCACCATTATTGTAAGCCACTCCATAAGCAAGCTCCTTAGGGTGGCATCAAGGCTTCTCTTCATGAGCGGCGGGAAGCTTGTCGACCTGGGCGACGTGGAGACCGCTGTTAGGAACCCAGTTAAGGCCGAGGCGGCAGTTTACCTGGGCTATGATAACATAATACCGTGCAACGCCGTTGATCCACGGCCGTGCGATGACGGCAAAGCGATGGCTGCCAGGTACAACTTCGTGCTTATTGGAGATCCAGAGTGCGACGGCATCACCTTAGATGGCATTGTTGAGCAGCTGTATGTTGGGCTTGACGGCGTCCGCAGGGCCGTGGCCAGGGTGGGCGGCCTCAGGGTGGTAGGGCTCGCTGGAGACCACGTCAGGCTAGGGGAAGCTAAGATATGCATAAGACGTGAGGGCCTGGCGGTAGTGGACCTTTAG
- a CDS encoding ABC transporter permease, translating to MARLRLNLFIVLFVIIGGLLLLFFSYPIAVLLLVGSSGLEEALRVRSFELALLVTIITSTIAAVASVIFGVPLAYIMSRYNFRGKSLVESLIDLPIAIPHIIVGVMIVLAFSWYVGLGPIFHRLHINVVDTILGAAMAVTYVSATYSVRVVESAISMLDPELELTAMSLGASRARTFISVVLPKIKRSIAGGALTSWARAASEAGALFIVAYEVYLGKSLVYPAPVAIYEAYVGIGIIEAAKFSAAMLVVVLGIFVLARILLEARRGSRAGLGAQA from the coding sequence TTGGCCAGGCTCAGGCTGAACCTCTTCATAGTACTTTTTGTTATCATAGGGGGCCTCCTCCTGCTCTTCTTCTCATACCCAATAGCCGTGCTGCTGTTAGTCGGCAGCAGCGGGCTTGAGGAAGCGCTTAGGGTGAGGAGCTTTGAGCTCGCCCTGCTGGTCACCATAATAACGTCAACTATAGCTGCTGTTGCCTCCGTCATCTTTGGGGTTCCCCTGGCATACATCATGAGTCGCTATAACTTCAGGGGCAAGAGCCTTGTCGAGTCACTCATAGACCTACCCATAGCAATACCCCACATAATAGTTGGCGTCATGATAGTCCTTGCATTCTCCTGGTACGTGGGGCTTGGCCCCATATTTCACAGGCTTCACATCAACGTCGTCGACACTATACTGGGCGCGGCCATGGCCGTCACGTACGTCTCGGCGACGTACTCTGTGCGGGTGGTGGAGTCAGCCATAAGTATGCTTGACCCGGAGCTTGAGCTCACCGCGATGAGCCTGGGGGCCTCCAGGGCAAGGACTTTCATCAGCGTAGTGCTGCCCAAGATCAAGAGGTCCATAGCAGGAGGCGCCCTAACTTCATGGGCCAGGGCCGCCTCCGAGGCAGGCGCGCTTTTCATAGTAGCATACGAGGTTTACCTTGGTAAGTCCCTTGTTTACCCGGCCCCTGTGGCCATTTATGAGGCCTACGTGGGCATTGGAATAATAGAGGCAGCTAAGTTCTCCGCAGCCATGCTAGTGGTGGTTTTGGGCATATTTGTGCTCGCAAGGATACTCCTTGAGGCAAGGAGGGGGTCCAGGGCTGGCCTCGGCGCTCAGGCTTGA
- a CDS encoding substrate-binding domain-containing protein, with product MSSKGASLWIYLVVGLVIGLVVGAGAGYVAAPHRTVTVTAPATTSTYTTTTTTTYTTTAPVSTSPFTVGAAGTLKFSFGQLLSMLNQYNPSITEGQPLFAGSGEVAQKEATTQVFSLVASADTTTIPSVLFPKYANYEIAFGVTQMVIIVDLETPAGKEVYALWKQAQTEQPFSAQWNQTWEKIFDIIAVNSSTVVGVSNPFTDPSGYQAQCVLKLAGLAFMHNASYYWGAVYNNPSKYQMRNTEIDLLTLMYANNSVQFVLSAYTSNAIPQTEAYQQKGFNMTYITLPPFINLGNLSYVNFYHQVNITWTELGVTKTFACNPVVYTATIPYSAPNPQAAVDFLLLIFSPAGQKVLESYGINPIVPGVVYGNYSAVPAPLKPFTVPLSNASYLSSIFPSSSSS from the coding sequence GTGAGCTCTAAAGGAGCATCGTTATGGATATACCTCGTTGTTGGCCTCGTAATAGGGCTCGTCGTTGGCGCTGGAGCCGGGTACGTGGCCGCGCCCCATAGGACTGTGACGGTTACAGCGCCTGCGACAACCTCTACATATACTACAACCACTACAACTACCTATACCACCACAGCCCCCGTCTCTACTTCTCCCTTCACCGTCGGCGCAGCAGGCACCCTGAAGTTTAGCTTTGGCCAGCTCCTATCGATGCTGAATCAGTACAACCCGTCAATAACTGAAGGCCAGCCGCTCTTTGCGGGTAGCGGCGAGGTTGCGCAGAAGGAGGCCACGACCCAAGTGTTCAGCTTAGTGGCCAGCGCCGACACCACCACTATACCAAGCGTGCTCTTCCCCAAGTACGCCAACTACGAGATAGCCTTCGGCGTGACGCAGATGGTAATAATTGTCGACCTGGAGACGCCCGCGGGCAAGGAGGTCTACGCCCTCTGGAAGCAGGCCCAGACGGAGCAGCCCTTCAGTGCGCAGTGGAACCAGACCTGGGAGAAGATATTTGACATAATAGCGGTAAACTCGAGCACGGTAGTTGGCGTCTCGAACCCGTTCACTGACCCAAGCGGCTACCAGGCCCAGTGCGTGCTCAAGCTGGCCGGCCTCGCCTTCATGCACAACGCCTCCTACTACTGGGGCGCGGTCTATAACAACCCGTCTAAGTACCAGATGAGGAACACTGAGATAGACCTCCTCACGCTGATGTACGCTAACAACTCGGTTCAGTTTGTGCTGTCAGCATACACATCAAACGCCATACCGCAGACCGAGGCTTACCAGCAGAAGGGCTTCAACATGACGTACATAACTCTCCCGCCTTTCATAAACCTCGGCAACCTGAGCTACGTTAACTTCTATCACCAGGTGAACATCACCTGGACCGAGCTCGGCGTGACTAAGACCTTCGCCTGCAACCCGGTGGTCTACACAGCTACCATACCTTACTCAGCCCCGAACCCGCAGGCCGCCGTTGACTTCCTGCTGCTAATATTCAGCCCAGCTGGCCAGAAGGTGCTCGAGAGCTACGGCATCAACCCAATAGTGCCCGGCGTGGTCTACGGCAACTACTCGGCCGTGCCTGCGCCGCTGAAGCCATTCACAGTACCTCTGTCCAACGCGTCATACCTTAGCAGTATATTCCCGTCCTCCAGCTCATCGTGA
- a CDS encoding CopG family ribbon-helix-helix protein: protein MPADRSLRIITFKLDVDTLMKLDKLAVAEKRYRSEIIREAIEAYLSSKVSSRPSVY from the coding sequence ATGCCTGCGGACAGGTCTCTAAGAATAATAACGTTTAAGCTCGACGTTGACACGCTAATGAAGCTTGACAAGCTGGCGGTGGCTGAAAAGAGATACAGAAGTGAAATAATTAGGGAGGCCATAGAGGCCTACCTGTCCTCAAAGGTTTCAAGCAGGCCATCAGTATATTAA
- the nuoN gene encoding NADH-quinone oxidoreductase subunit NuoN, translated as MWEIGTIKFLLYVTLAASLLAPLTSPSGRRDNVAPLVMAAIGVGSFAVAMGISFYAASLGRPLSFYHGLVVQDSFTSLMLLGASLASAIFLLAVGTDGLGWSSSPSLYSLVPMTLFGAFFLAGATNALVILASWLLVSVISYIIIAAPDSKNAKAAGVRYIFVGMVATLALVGSLAFISVSSGAYTFSITPVSGLSTDARGLMALAVLLLLAALGFKVGLFPFHWWLPSVYGRGDGRTVSFVAAVVKLSFLAILTRVLVIIASGGQLHTIIAITLAALAVATMTYGNFAALTTRDLQVILAYSSMAQVGYIFAAIAAASYFAGVGNEYMLRLSLFAVALQSIAYAVAKAPLFAFAGEVGGSLDSLRGLMKSSPLSAVTASVLLYSLLGVPPLLGFWGKLYMFLAAVGFSVWLALAALINSGVSSVYYIIASREMLRKDYEATPKPRARYAVALLIASLLIVLLGLVAPLTFRGIISIYI; from the coding sequence ATGTGGGAGATAGGCACTATTAAGTTCCTGCTCTACGTCACTCTGGCCGCCTCCCTGCTGGCACCCTTAACGTCGCCGTCGGGCCGCAGGGACAACGTTGCCCCGCTGGTAATGGCAGCCATAGGCGTGGGCTCATTTGCGGTGGCCATGGGAATATCGTTCTACGCGGCCTCTCTGGGCAGGCCGCTTAGCTTCTATCATGGGCTGGTTGTGCAGGACTCCTTCACGTCCCTGATGCTTCTAGGCGCCTCGCTGGCCTCAGCGATATTCCTGCTGGCCGTGGGCACAGATGGGCTAGGGTGGAGCAGCAGCCCATCGCTATACAGCCTAGTGCCCATGACTCTCTTCGGCGCATTCTTCCTAGCTGGGGCGACTAACGCCCTGGTAATACTGGCCTCGTGGCTGCTGGTCTCGGTGATCAGCTACATAATAATAGCAGCCCCGGACTCTAAGAACGCCAAGGCGGCTGGCGTAAGGTACATCTTCGTAGGCATGGTAGCGACCCTTGCTTTAGTCGGCTCCTTGGCATTCATCTCCGTGTCAAGCGGCGCTTACACGTTCTCGATAACTCCAGTCAGCGGCCTCTCCACGGACGCCAGGGGGCTCATGGCCCTCGCGGTGCTCCTGCTTCTGGCGGCCCTTGGATTCAAGGTTGGCCTCTTCCCATTCCACTGGTGGCTGCCGAGCGTCTACGGCAGGGGCGACGGAAGGACCGTCTCGTTCGTGGCTGCCGTCGTGAAGCTGAGCTTCCTTGCAATCCTGACCAGGGTCCTGGTTATAATAGCTTCGGGCGGGCAGCTGCACACCATCATTGCAATAACCCTCGCCGCGCTGGCGGTCGCAACCATGACGTACGGTAATTTCGCCGCCCTAACCACCAGGGACCTACAGGTGATACTTGCATACAGCTCTATGGCACAGGTAGGCTACATCTTCGCCGCAATAGCAGCAGCCTCCTACTTCGCTGGCGTAGGCAACGAGTACATGCTGCGGCTCTCTCTGTTCGCGGTGGCCCTCCAGTCAATAGCTTATGCCGTGGCTAAGGCTCCGCTGTTCGCCTTTGCCGGCGAGGTGGGAGGAAGCCTTGACTCCCTGAGGGGCCTCATGAAGTCAAGCCCGCTGAGCGCGGTCACGGCCTCAGTGCTACTCTACAGCCTTCTTGGGGTTCCACCGCTGCTGGGCTTCTGGGGCAAGCTCTACATGTTCCTTGCAGCCGTGGGGTTCAGCGTCTGGCTGGCCCTGGCGGCGCTGATAAACAGCGGCGTGAGCTCCGTCTACTATATAATAGCCTCGAGGGAGATGCTCCGCAAGGATTATGAGGCTACGCCAAAGCCAAGGGCCAGGTACGCCGTTGCGCTGCTGATAGCCTCCCTGCTGATAGTTCTGCTAGGCCTCGTGGCTCCGCTGACCTTTAGGGGTATAATTTCAATATACATTTGA